The Deinococcus depolymerans genome has a segment encoding these proteins:
- a CDS encoding DUF4032 domain-containing protein — protein MSAFDQAKHEVERARFLGDVRDLLAILRRQPNELLPFEWVRHLAPDGEFQRGLQTIEVDHIIGSVDRYREFDRHYLPKERHLDERWIGVRSAQLQGKELPPIQVYKVGDLYFVKDGNHRVSVARRQGQKYIDAYVIELHVAVPPEEDDTLKDLIIKGEYAQFLKSTNLDLVVPHHRDIRFTTPGRYERLLEHIRTRQYFLDRKPERAGLPPVTFEEAVESWYRRMYARIVENIEKHDVMTRFPGRTEADLYLWIMDHRYFLTQKYGHDVGSEEATVDFGARHAPPAYKRLGQRMRLMLRGRLHPSM, from the coding sequence ATGTCCGCATTTGATCAGGCCAAGCACGAAGTCGAACGCGCCCGCTTCCTGGGTGACGTCCGGGACCTGCTGGCCATCCTGCGCCGCCAGCCGAACGAACTGCTGCCCTTCGAATGGGTCCGTCACCTCGCGCCGGACGGCGAGTTCCAGCGGGGCCTCCAGACCATCGAGGTCGATCACATCATCGGGTCGGTGGACCGTTACCGCGAGTTCGACCGGCACTACCTGCCCAAGGAACGCCACCTGGACGAACGCTGGATCGGGGTGCGCTCGGCGCAGCTTCAGGGCAAGGAGCTGCCGCCCATCCAGGTGTACAAGGTCGGGGACCTGTACTTCGTGAAGGACGGCAACCACCGCGTGTCCGTCGCCCGGCGCCAGGGGCAGAAGTACATCGACGCCTACGTGATCGAGTTGCACGTCGCCGTGCCGCCCGAGGAGGACGACACCCTCAAGGACCTGATCATCAAGGGCGAGTACGCGCAGTTCCTGAAAAGCACCAACCTCGACCTGGTCGTGCCTCACCACCGCGACATCCGTTTCACGACGCCCGGCCGGTACGAGCGGCTGCTGGAACACATCCGCACCCGCCAGTACTTCCTAGACCGCAAACCCGAACGCGCCGGGCTGCCCCCCGTGACCTTCGAGGAGGCCGTCGAGAGCTGGTACCGCCGCATGTACGCCCGCATCGTGGAGAACATCGAGAAGCACGACGTCATGACCCGCTTCCCCGGCCGGACCGAGGCGGACCTGTACCTGTGGATCATGGACCACCGGTACTTCCTGACCCAGAAGTACGGGCATGACGTGGGCAGCGAGGAGGCCACCGTCGACTTCGGCGCGCGGCACGCCCCGCCCGCGTACAAACGCCTGGGCCAGCGCATGCGCCTGATGCTGCGCGGCCGCCTGCACCCCAGCATGTAG
- a CDS encoding mismatch-specific DNA-glycosylase → MPDVLRPGLTLVLVGTAPSRISAAARAYYANPGNKFWRTLHAVGLTPTLLDPQEYPRLPEFGIGLTDVAKRHSGVDAALPAHAFAPDELRGKLRRDRPRLVAFTSKRGAAETLGVPTARLPYGPQLDPLEGAEVWVLPSTSPLAHSHFVLEPWQALAARVAALRRDPPDPTRP, encoded by the coding sequence GTGCCGGACGTGCTGCGCCCCGGCCTGACGCTGGTGCTCGTCGGCACGGCGCCCAGCCGCATCAGCGCCGCCGCCCGCGCGTACTACGCCAATCCGGGCAACAAGTTCTGGCGCACCCTGCACGCCGTGGGCCTGACCCCCACCCTGCTCGACCCGCAGGAGTACCCCCGGCTGCCGGAGTTCGGGATCGGCCTGACCGACGTGGCCAAACGGCACAGCGGCGTGGACGCCGCCCTGCCCGCCCACGCCTTCGCGCCCGACGAACTGCGCGGCAAGCTGCGCCGCGACCGGCCACGCCTCGTGGCGTTCACGAGTAAACGCGGCGCGGCCGAGACGCTCGGCGTACCGACCGCCCGCCTCCCGTACGGCCCGCAGCTGGACCCACTGGAAGGCGCGGAGGTCTGGGTGCTGCCCAGCACCAGTCCACTGGCGCACTCTCACTTTGTGCTGGAACCCTGGCAGGCACTCGCGGCGCGGGTCGCCGCCCTGCGCCGCGACCCGCCCGACCCCACCCGGCCCTAA
- a CDS encoding sulfite oxidase-like oxidoreductase, giving the protein MLGKFFKKPADDMGGRVPPGQTLTTRFPVLTYGPTQHYAPQDVVIRVTGLAEEKTLTWADLMALPQTTLTYDIHCVTHWSKLDTTWTGVRVVDLMEHLQLKPGATHVMQHSVGGYTTNLSLEDFTRPENLLAHTFDGQPLDAEHGGPLRLVVPHLYFWKSAKWLTGLEFMAGDRPGFWEKNGYHMRGDPFIEERYDDD; this is encoded by the coding sequence ATGCTCGGGAAATTCTTCAAGAAACCGGCGGACGACATGGGAGGCCGCGTGCCGCCCGGCCAGACGCTCACGACCCGCTTTCCGGTCCTGACGTACGGCCCCACGCAGCACTACGCGCCGCAGGACGTGGTGATCCGCGTGACCGGACTGGCCGAGGAGAAGACCCTGACCTGGGCGGACCTGATGGCCCTGCCGCAGACCACCCTGACGTACGACATCCACTGCGTGACGCACTGGAGCAAACTGGACACCACCTGGACCGGCGTGCGCGTCGTGGACCTGATGGAGCACCTGCAACTGAAACCCGGCGCGACGCACGTCATGCAGCACTCGGTGGGCGGGTACACCACCAACCTGAGCCTGGAGGACTTCACGCGGCCCGAGAACCTGCTGGCCCACACCTTCGACGGGCAACCCCTGGACGCCGAGCACGGCGGCCCGCTGCGGCTGGTCGTGCCGCACCTGTACTTCTGGAAGAGTGCCAAGTGGCTGACCGGCCTGGAATTCATGGCCGGCGACCGGCCCGGTTTCTGGGAGAAGAACGGCTACCACATGCGCGGCGATCCCTTCATCGAGGAGCGCTACGACGACGACTGA
- a CDS encoding DAK2 domain-containing protein, translating into MLRYATDWLGVYREQVNALNVYPVPDGDTGTNMHLTMQSVRRELDTCDENSMPGVARAISYGALLGARGNSGVILSQLLKGFADTIKDTREVDTATLTRAFQAAQKTGYGAVMKPVEGTILTVARGVAEGAALPRETDTAEGVLEQALFRGQELLDQTPDMLPALKQAGVIDSGGQGYLYLVQGMLAALRGEALPPAPEITSYAQEQFENEEFGFCTEFLMSHATAPIEEIRELVSPFGDSLLVVGAEGYVKGHIHTNQPDELLATVGRHGKMLKTKVEDMSEQHTEILGMAGASARAEEEIPPSGLVAVANGYGLVKLFRSFGARIVSGGQTANPSVQDIVDAVRSVSAEQVIILPNNKNVLMAAEKAMELMEGRAVVIPTRTLGQGIGAALNFSADVPAADLVDGMTDAARAVTTFEVTRASRTTNITVKDGRTLDIAEGDVIGLMDDELVQSGGTPEESVMEMLNRHFSGQEIVTVFSGPQKTQEDLDALSAKISAAFPMVEVEAHAGGPDLYDYLVTLE; encoded by the coding sequence ATGCTGCGTTACGCCACCGACTGGCTCGGCGTGTACCGCGAGCAGGTGAACGCCCTGAACGTCTACCCCGTCCCGGACGGCGACACCGGCACGAACATGCACCTGACCATGCAGTCCGTCCGGCGCGAACTCGACACCTGCGACGAGAACTCCATGCCGGGCGTGGCGCGCGCCATCAGTTACGGCGCCCTGCTCGGCGCGCGCGGCAACAGCGGCGTGATCCTCTCGCAGCTCCTCAAGGGCTTCGCGGACACCATCAAGGACACGCGGGAAGTCGATACCGCCACCCTGACGCGCGCGTTCCAGGCCGCGCAGAAGACCGGGTACGGCGCGGTCATGAAACCCGTCGAGGGCACCATCCTGACCGTCGCGCGCGGCGTGGCCGAGGGCGCCGCGCTGCCCCGCGAGACCGACACCGCCGAGGGCGTCCTGGAACAGGCGCTGTTCCGCGGGCAGGAACTGCTGGATCAGACGCCCGACATGCTGCCCGCGCTGAAGCAGGCGGGCGTGATCGACAGCGGCGGCCAGGGATACCTGTACCTCGTGCAGGGCATGCTGGCCGCGCTGCGCGGCGAGGCGCTGCCCCCCGCGCCCGAGATCACCAGTTACGCGCAGGAGCAGTTCGAGAACGAGGAATTCGGCTTCTGCACCGAGTTCCTGATGAGCCACGCCACCGCGCCCATCGAGGAAATCCGTGAACTGGTCAGCCCGTTCGGGGACAGCCTGCTGGTCGTGGGTGCCGAAGGGTACGTCAAGGGCCACATTCACACCAACCAGCCCGACGAACTGCTCGCCACGGTCGGCCGTCACGGCAAGATGCTCAAAACCAAGGTCGAGGACATGAGCGAGCAGCACACCGAGATCCTCGGCATGGCCGGCGCGTCCGCCCGCGCCGAGGAGGAAATCCCGCCCAGCGGCCTGGTCGCCGTGGCGAACGGGTACGGCCTCGTGAAACTGTTCCGGTCGTTCGGGGCGCGCATCGTGTCCGGCGGGCAGACCGCCAACCCCAGCGTGCAGGACATCGTGGACGCCGTGCGGAGCGTCAGCGCCGAGCAGGTCATCATCCTCCCGAACAACAAGAACGTCCTGATGGCCGCCGAGAAGGCCATGGAACTGATGGAAGGCCGCGCCGTCGTGATTCCCACCCGCACGCTCGGGCAGGGCATCGGGGCCGCCCTGAACTTCAGCGCGGACGTCCCGGCTGCCGACCTCGTGGACGGCATGACCGACGCCGCGCGCGCCGTCACGACCTTCGAGGTCACGCGCGCCAGCCGCACCACCAACATCACCGTGAAGGACGGCCGCACCCTGGACATCGCCGAGGGCGACGTGATCGGCCTGATGGACGACGAACTGGTGCAGAGCGGCGGCACGCCCGAAGAGAGCGTCATGGAGATGCTCAACCGCCACTTCAGCGGACAGGAGATCGTCACGGTCTTCAGCGGCCCGCAGAAAACCCAGGAGGACCTCGACGCCCTGAGCGCGAAGATCAGCGCCGCCTTCCCGATGGTCGAAGTCGAGGCGCACGCCGGCGGCCCCGACCTGTACGACTACCTCGTGACGCTGGAGTAA
- a CDS encoding Asp23/Gls24 family envelope stress response protein → MTGSIQITEAALASLIGLIAHEIPGVVGMAPANLKEGISRVLGRANVSDGVVISRDGTRLAADLYVVVAYGVSIPTVARNIVERVEHTLKTQAGTELTAIRVHAVGVQRV, encoded by the coding sequence GTGACTGGCTCTATTCAAATCACCGAGGCGGCCCTCGCCTCGCTTATCGGGCTGATCGCCCACGAGATTCCGGGCGTGGTGGGCATGGCCCCCGCGAACCTGAAAGAAGGCATCAGCCGGGTGCTGGGGCGCGCGAACGTCAGTGACGGCGTGGTCATCAGCCGCGACGGCACCCGCCTCGCCGCGGACCTGTACGTGGTCGTCGCGTACGGCGTCAGCATTCCCACGGTCGCGCGCAATATCGTGGAGCGCGTGGAACACACCCTGAAAACCCAGGCGGGCACCGAACTGACCGCCATCCGCGTGCACGCCGTCGGGGTGCAGCGTGTCTGA
- a CDS encoding leucyl aminopeptidase family protein: protein MPLVQKLERADLTLTFVGTADTDRVTRDLKPGEVRLRARRDSHDEAAALTPASPDEAREVGAALARLARELRAASVQVAATPHAAALAGAALGGAWQDTRYRAPADRPELTLAADGLDGADAARVTGLHAGVTFARALTGAPANVLNPATLAREARTLEPLGLDVDVWDGADITARGMGLLAAVAAGSTHGPRLIRVTIPARGEATQVLALVGKGITFDTGGYSMKPPAGMYGMKNDMGGAAAVLGAMRALADLRALIPDGTEVRAYVAAAENMVGPDAMRPGDIYRAANGLQVEVTNTDAEGRLVLADTLTVACQEGATELVDLATLTGVKISALGNDIAALFSSDPALTDRLKAAALAAGEPVWELPLHQPYLKAFQKGTLADLKNSDMAPAGGSIKAALFLQQFVTRPWAHLDIAGNAARDENATGWGVGTLVEYVLAR from the coding sequence ATGCCCCTTGTCCAGAAGTTGGAGCGTGCCGATCTGACCCTCACGTTCGTCGGGACGGCCGACACCGACCGCGTGACCCGCGACCTGAAGCCCGGCGAGGTGCGCCTGCGTGCCCGCCGCGACTCGCACGACGAGGCCGCCGCCCTGACCCCCGCCAGCCCCGACGAGGCCCGCGAGGTCGGCGCGGCCCTGGCGCGACTGGCCCGCGAGCTGCGTGCCGCGTCCGTGCAGGTCGCCGCGACCCCGCACGCCGCCGCGCTGGCCGGGGCCGCCCTGGGCGGGGCGTGGCAGGACACCCGCTACCGCGCGCCCGCCGACCGCCCGGAACTGACCCTGGCCGCCGACGGCCTGGACGGCGCGGACGCTGCTCGCGTGACCGGCCTGCACGCCGGCGTGACCTTCGCCCGCGCCCTGACGGGCGCACCTGCCAACGTCCTGAACCCCGCCACGCTGGCCCGCGAGGCCCGCACCCTGGAACCCCTGGGCCTGGACGTGGACGTCTGGGACGGCGCGGACATCACGGCGCGCGGCATGGGCCTGCTGGCCGCCGTCGCCGCCGGCAGCACGCACGGCCCGCGCCTGATCCGCGTGACCATTCCCGCACGCGGCGAGGCCACGCAGGTGCTGGCCCTGGTCGGCAAGGGCATCACCTTCGACACCGGCGGGTACTCCATGAAACCCCCGGCCGGGATGTACGGCATGAAGAACGACATGGGCGGCGCGGCCGCCGTGCTGGGCGCCATGCGCGCCCTGGCCGACCTGCGCGCCCTCATCCCGGACGGCACCGAGGTCCGCGCGTACGTGGCCGCCGCCGAGAACATGGTCGGCCCGGACGCCATGCGCCCCGGCGACATCTACCGCGCCGCCAACGGCCTGCAGGTCGAGGTCACGAACACCGACGCCGAGGGCCGCCTCGTGCTGGCCGACACCCTGACCGTCGCCTGCCAGGAAGGCGCGACCGAACTCGTGGACCTCGCCACGCTGACCGGCGTGAAGATCAGCGCCCTGGGCAACGACATCGCCGCGCTGTTCAGCAGCGACCCTGCCCTCACCGACCGCCTGAAGGCGGCCGCGCTGGCCGCCGGGGAACCCGTGTGGGAACTCCCGCTGCACCAGCCGTACCTGAAAGCCTTCCAGAAGGGCACGCTGGCCGACCTGAAGAACAGCGACATGGCCCCCGCCGGAGGCAGCATCAAGGCCGCGCTGTTCCTTCAGCAGTTCGTCACCCGCCCCTGGGCGCACCTGGACATCGCCGGGAACGCTGCCCGCGACGAGAACGCCACCGGCTGGGGCGTGGGCACCCTCGTCGAGTACGTGCTGGCTCGCTGA
- a CDS encoding HSP90 family protein: protein MTRSFAVDLRGLIDLLSEHLYAGPEVYVRELMQNGVDAIRARTDLGGAFSPALTFDVQEGRLTFTDNGVGLSPDDIHTFLATIGRSSKRGSVEFIGQFGIGLLACFLVSEEIELVSRSARGTPPVRWVGRADGSYTLLTGQDAALPDGPVGTQITLRARPDRAAFLLPDRVASWAAEYGALLPYPVTLVGPAGSVSLNATGAPWLDHSRGEEARRAATLAYGEALLNAPPLDFVDVNTRAGAVRGVAFILPWTPSLDARGHHRVYVRHMLLSEQEEQLTPRWAFFVKTVLDAGTLRPNAARDALRDDADLHAAREEIAGTLRDWLLRLAREQPGRLRELITLHYLSIKALAAEDDGFLTLFLPWLPFESSAGRQTLPELLERSGGELRFVADLNLYRQAAQLAAPGGPPVIHAVYTYDHTLLERYGALNPQVRVTRLSAADLVQDLAPPTPAERRATATLLAAAQDTLAPLDAGVRLSHFEPAALCAMAFPGAQRDLHLTRQAVGPSGGLWADLLDDLRDVSGDSYAMDVHFNLNHPLVQRAAHLPDGPLLRRVLGMLYVQALLLGHHPLTARELELLNGGLLDLIGAALGDPDASRPAPHLN, encoded by the coding sequence ATGACCCGCTCCTTCGCCGTGGACCTCCGGGGCCTGATCGACCTGCTCAGCGAACACCTGTACGCCGGGCCGGAAGTGTACGTCCGTGAACTCATGCAGAACGGCGTGGACGCCATCCGCGCCCGCACCGACCTGGGCGGCGCCTTCAGCCCCGCCCTGACCTTCGACGTGCAGGAGGGCCGCCTGACCTTCACCGACAACGGCGTGGGCCTGTCCCCGGACGACATTCACACCTTCCTGGCGACCATCGGCCGGTCCTCCAAGCGCGGCAGCGTGGAATTCATCGGTCAGTTCGGCATCGGGCTGCTCGCCTGCTTCCTGGTCAGCGAGGAGATCGAACTGGTGTCCCGCTCGGCACGCGGCACGCCGCCCGTGCGCTGGGTGGGCCGCGCGGACGGCTCGTACACCCTGCTGACCGGCCAGGACGCCGCGCTGCCGGACGGGCCGGTCGGCACGCAGATCACCCTGCGCGCCCGCCCGGACCGCGCCGCGTTCCTGCTGCCCGACCGGGTGGCCTCCTGGGCCGCCGAGTACGGCGCGCTGCTGCCCTACCCCGTCACCCTGGTCGGTCCCGCCGGGTCTGTGTCCCTGAACGCCACGGGCGCGCCCTGGCTGGACCACTCGCGCGGTGAGGAGGCCCGCCGCGCCGCGACGCTCGCGTACGGCGAGGCGCTGCTGAACGCCCCCCCGCTGGACTTCGTGGACGTGAACACCCGCGCCGGGGCCGTGCGTGGCGTGGCGTTCATCCTGCCCTGGACCCCCAGCCTGGACGCCCGCGGGCACCACCGGGTGTACGTGCGGCACATGCTGCTCTCGGAACAGGAGGAGCAGCTGACGCCCCGCTGGGCGTTCTTCGTGAAGACCGTACTGGACGCCGGGACGCTGCGTCCCAACGCCGCCCGCGACGCCCTGCGCGACGACGCCGACCTGCACGCCGCCCGCGAGGAGATCGCCGGGACGCTGCGCGACTGGCTGCTGCGGCTGGCGCGCGAGCAGCCGGGCCGCCTGCGGGAACTGATCACGCTGCACTACCTGAGCATCAAGGCGCTGGCCGCCGAGGACGACGGCTTCCTGACGCTGTTCCTGCCGTGGCTGCCGTTCGAGTCCAGCGCCGGCCGGCAGACGCTGCCGGAACTGCTGGAACGCAGCGGTGGGGAACTGCGTTTCGTGGCGGACCTGAACCTGTACCGGCAGGCGGCGCAGCTCGCGGCGCCCGGCGGGCCGCCCGTCATTCACGCCGTGTACACCTACGACCACACCCTGCTGGAACGCTACGGCGCCCTGAACCCGCAGGTGCGCGTCACGCGCCTGAGCGCCGCCGATCTGGTGCAGGACCTCGCGCCGCCCACCCCGGCCGAACGCCGCGCGACCGCCACGCTGCTGGCCGCCGCGCAGGACACCCTGGCCCCGCTGGACGCCGGGGTGCGCCTGAGTCACTTCGAACCGGCCGCGCTGTGCGCCATGGCCTTTCCCGGCGCGCAACGCGACCTGCACCTGACCCGGCAGGCCGTCGGGCCGTCCGGCGGGCTGTGGGCGGACCTGCTCGACGACCTGAGGGACGTGAGCGGCGACAGCTACGCCATGGACGTCCACTTCAACCTGAACCACCCGCTCGTGCAGCGGGCCGCGCACCTGCCCGACGGGCCGCTGCTGCGCCGCGTGCTGGGCATGCTGTACGTGCAGGCCCTGCTGCTGGGCCACCACCCCCTGACCGCGCGGGAACTGGAACTGCTGAACGGCGGTCTGCTCGACCTGATCGGCGCCGCCCTCGGCGACCCGGACGCCAGCCGTCCCGCCCCGCACCTGAACTGA